GCGTCGGACTCAGGGGGCGTTAAGACCATGACCCCAATCCAGATCACAGTGGTGAGCCCAGAGGTCACCAGGAGCCGCAGCCCAAAGTTATCGATGGTGAGCAATGGCACCACGCTAGTGATGAGACCGATGACAAAGCCAGCCACCATGGAGGAGAGTTCTGCGGCGGCATTGATGCGCCACCAGAACCACCGCAGGATCAGCACCAATCCTGGTCCGGTGCCAATGGCAATGACTAGCCGAAATACGGTGGTGATGTCTTCGGCAAAGAAGGCTGCGATCGCACCTAAGCCAGTCACGATGACGGACGCTAGCCGTCCAGCTAACACCAGTTCGGCCTGCTCTGCTTGAGGCCGCAGGAAGCGGCCGTAGAGATCATTGGTGAGATAAGAGGCGCCCCAGTTAATCAAGGTAGACACCGTGCTCATGAATGCCGCCACCAGAGACGCCACCACCAGCCCCAGTAGCGCCGGGGGTAGAAATTCCAGCATCAGCTTGGGATAGCCCAGTTCTCGATCTTCTAGGTTGGGATAGACCACAATCGCCACTAGGGCCACGACCACCCAGGGCCAGGTGCGAATGACATAGTGCAGGATGTTGAAAAACCAGGCGGCCTTCTCGGCCTCGGCCTCATCCTTGGAGGCCACCAGTCGCTGTATAAATTCACCGCCGCCATCGCTACGGCGAAAGGCCCACCATTGCAAGAACACATAGGCGAAAAAGGTGCTTAGGGTGATGCCCGCTGTCTCGCTCCAGCTCACCCAGGTTCCCTGCCCCACCGTAATCGGGACCACAGACAGCACATCTTGATCGGTTAGGGTCTGTACTTGCGCCACCAGCTCCCCCATGCCACCTACGTGGTTAACAGCGGCAATGGCGACGACAATGGCCCCTAGCAGAGCTAGAAAGAACTGAAAGAAGTCTGTGGCCACCACCCCCCAGAGACCAGAGAGTCCTGCATAGAGCAATACCAACAGGCTCACCCCAATCACACTCCAGAGTTTCACCGTCGCGGCTGGCTCTCCGGCAAATCCCAAGCTGGACCAGATGCCGAGGGCGTCAACCACTTTGACCATGGCCAGCATGGCGTAGCCAATGCCAATGCAGTTGATCGGCACGGCAAATAGAAATGCTTTCACTCCCCGCAATACGGCAGCCATAGAGCCGCCATAGCGCAGTTCTGTCAGTTCGGCATCGGTGACCACTTCTGATCGGCGCCAGAGTCGAGCAAACACGTAGATCATCACCACATGGGCGATGCCAAAACTCCACCACTCCCAGTTGCCGGCCACGCCACGACTGCCTACGACCCCGGCAATGTACAGGGGAGTATCGATGGAAAAGGTAGTGGCAGCCATGCTGGTCCCAGCTAACCACCAAGGGAGAGAACGCCCTGATACGAAGAAATCGACCAGGCTGCCTGCTGCCCGTCGCGATAGATAGAGCCCCACCCCCAAGGAGCAGAGGAGATAGGCCAAGACAATGAGCCAATCAATCAGGTGCATGAATGAGGGAATGCTGACGGTTCGCCGTCATCATCCCACGATGGCAGCAGCATCTCACTAAATTTCTAAATTTTCCGTGCAAATGGCCTTGGCTGGCCTATCATAAGCGCCATAGCGGAGTCTGGCTAAGGTGGCGGGCTACAGGAGATGATCTGTTGATTTAGGACTGGGGATGGGCATCCTCCCTGGTGGAGTCCAGTCTCAGATTAATAGTTTAGGCATGACTCCGACTAGTCGACGAATTGTCATTAGGATCAGCGATGATGGACAGGTTGCAGAAAATCCTCACGACCCTTACATTCCTTACCCTGCTGGCCCCCTGGCCCCTGGTGGCTGTAGCCCAGTCAGACCCGACTCCTGACGCCCCTGTGGAGGCTAGTGAAGAGGAGGCACCGTCAACTGAGCCGCAACCCCGCCCTGCGGAGGCCTACAACCAGGGGGTTGACCATTTTGAAGCTGGAGATTATTCAGCGGCTCTGGCAGCGTTCAATCAAGCCATTGCCCTAGATCCTAACTTTGCCCGGGCCTATCTATATCGGGGCCTAGTCTACAGCGAGCAAGAGGCTTGGGCTGAGGCCCTGCCCAACCTAACCCGGGCCATTGAGTTGGCTCCGACTGATGCGGTGGCCTATTTCAGCCGCGGGGTGGTGCATTACCGGCGGGGGGATTTGGCCCAGGCTGAACAGGACTTCAGCGAGGCCCTGTTGCATGACCCTAATTACGCCAAAGCCTATGTATTTAGGGGATTGGTGGCCCGAGAGCAGGACCAGTACGCCTTGGCCATTGAGGATTTTACGGCGGGCATTAATCAGGCTCCTGAGCTAAGTGATGCCTATGTCCATCGGGGATCGACCTATGCCCTGATGGAAGAGTACCAGGCGGCAGTGAGTGATTTTGACCAGGCTATTGAGCTGGATGGCCAGCGGGCGGATGCCTATCAAGGGCGCGGGGTGGCTCGTTATCACCTGGGTCTCCTGGAGGGGGCTCTGGAGGATTTAAATCGAGCCATTCGCTTAAAGGATGATATGCCGTCGGCTTATCTGAACCGCAGTTATATCTATAGCGCCCAGGGGCGACCTATGCGTGCCTTGTCTGATCTAGATCAGGCCATAGAACTCCGGCCTGATTATGTGGAGGCCTACCTCAACCGTGGTCTACTAAGGGCCCGACAGGGAAATCTACAGGGAGCAATGGATGACTTTGATACGGTATTGCAACTCGATCCAGAGGCGGCGGTGGCCTATCGTTATCGCGGTAATGCACGCATGGAGGCAGGGGATGCCCTGGGGGCCGTTGCTGACTATAGTGACGCCTTGTTTATTGATGTCAACGATGCGGTGACCTACAAGTTGAGGGGAGATGCCAGATGGGCTATCGGAGATCGGCCTGGGGCTATCGCTGACTATAGTCAGGCGATTGACATCCGCCCTGGTTATCTGGAGGCTTACGAGGCCCGTGGGCAGGCGTTTGCGGCTTTGGAGGAATTCCAGCGAGCCCATGATGATCTGACGCGAGTGATTCGTGGCGATACTCAACGGATGGATCCAGATGTCTATTTCGGGCGGGGCTGGGTGCGATCGCAACTGGGAGACATCACCGGAGCCCGCGCTGATTTAGAACGGGCAGCTGCCCTATATCTGGAAACCGGGCAAGCAGAAGGCTATCGCAAGACCTTAGACTTAATGCGTC
This portion of the Halomicronema hongdechloris C2206 genome encodes:
- a CDS encoding sodium:solute symporter family protein, with translation MHLIDWLIVLAYLLCSLGVGLYLSRRAAGSLVDFFVSGRSLPWWLAGTSMAATTFSIDTPLYIAGVVGSRGVAGNWEWWSFGIAHVVMIYVFARLWRRSEVVTDAELTELRYGGSMAAVLRGVKAFLFAVPINCIGIGYAMLAMVKVVDALGIWSSLGFAGEPAATVKLWSVIGVSLLVLLYAGLSGLWGVVATDFFQFFLALLGAIVVAIAAVNHVGGMGELVAQVQTLTDQDVLSVVPITVGQGTWVSWSETAGITLSTFFAYVFLQWWAFRRSDGGGEFIQRLVASKDEAEAEKAAWFFNILHYVIRTWPWVVVALVAIVVYPNLEDRELGYPKLMLEFLPPALLGLVVASLVAAFMSTVSTLINWGASYLTNDLYGRFLRPQAEQAELVLAGRLASVIVTGLGAIAAFFAEDITTVFRLVIAIGTGPGLVLILRWFWWRINAAAELSSMVAGFVIGLITSVVPLLTIDNFGLRLLVTSGLTTVIWIGVMVLTPPESDATLDRFYRKVRPGGLGWRRQQIRTGVRPAQSLSLDLQRVLAAILLLFGAMLTVGGFLLYQPLAGWIWLIIAVLGWMGLRHLGKQRIAPMPRPGLDDAE
- a CDS encoding tetratricopeptide repeat protein, with the protein product MMDRLQKILTTLTFLTLLAPWPLVAVAQSDPTPDAPVEASEEEAPSTEPQPRPAEAYNQGVDHFEAGDYSAALAAFNQAIALDPNFARAYLYRGLVYSEQEAWAEALPNLTRAIELAPTDAVAYFSRGVVHYRRGDLAQAEQDFSEALLHDPNYAKAYVFRGLVAREQDQYALAIEDFTAGINQAPELSDAYVHRGSTYALMEEYQAAVSDFDQAIELDGQRADAYQGRGVARYHLGLLEGALEDLNRAIRLKDDMPSAYLNRSYIYSAQGRPMRALSDLDQAIELRPDYVEAYLNRGLLRARQGNLQGAMDDFDTVLQLDPEAAVAYRYRGNARMEAGDALGAVADYSDALFIDVNDAVTYKLRGDARWAIGDRPGAIADYSQAIDIRPGYLEAYEARGQAFAALEEFQRAHDDLTRVIRGDTQRMDPDVYFGRGWVRSQLGDITGARADLERAAALYLETGQAEGYRKTLDLMRQI